From Pseudovibrio sp. Tun.PSC04-5.I4, a single genomic window includes:
- the ppdK gene encoding pyruvate, phosphate dikinase: protein MTKWVYIFGENKTEGDASMKELLGGKGANLAEMSRLDLPVPPGFTITTQVCTHYYEEGQQYPEDLKKQVLTAIASVEDLTGRQFNSTTNPLLLSVRSGARVSMPGMMDTVLNLGLNDKSVEGLAKEAGDDRFAYDSYRRFIQMYSDVVLDVDRDYFEEILEDYKDEHDYSLDTDLTGGDWKKIVVSYKDKVEEELGRPFPEDPEEQLWGAVGAVFKSWMIPRAKTYRALHEIPESWGTAVNVQAMVFGNTGDGSATGVAFTRNPSTGEDSLYGEFLLNAQGEDVVAGIRTPQDITEKSRIEAHSDKPSLEVTMPVVFKEFQAVCDKLENHYRDMQDLEFTVEHGKLWMLQTRNGKRTLKAALKIAVDMAEKGLITKEEAVERIAPSSLDQLLHPTIDPSSERDELTVGLPASPGAACGAMVFNSDDAETEKANGRSVILVRAETSPEDIHGMHAAEGILTTRGGMTSHAAVVARGMGKPCVAGAGSIRVDARNEIMTVDGRSFGKGDIITIDGGNGQVLAGKVQMQEPELSDDFKKLMEWADSIRRMNVRANAETPADVKVALSFGAEGIGLCRTEHMFFEGERILAVREMILSDTLRERKAALAKLLPIQRQDFIDIFELMVDRPVTIRLLDPPLHEFLPKTDEDIAEVAKQMDIDPEELRERAEELEEFNPMLGNRGCRLLISYPEIAEMQARAIFEAALDVSKRHKRKVSPEIMVPLVSLKSELDIVRESIDGMAEIVAKELGVKPDYSVGTMIELPRAALLSEEIAASAEFFSFGTNDLTQTTFGISRDDAASFLGKYQERKVLEKDPFVSLDIDGVGQLVQLAATNGRKTKSHIKLGICGEHGGDPASIAFCEKVGLDYVSCSPFRVPVARLAAAQAVLAQRKKG from the coding sequence ATGACCAAGTGGGTCTACATCTTTGGAGAAAATAAAACCGAAGGCGATGCTTCTATGAAGGAGTTGCTCGGCGGCAAGGGGGCCAACCTTGCTGAAATGAGCCGACTCGACTTGCCTGTCCCGCCCGGATTTACGATTACGACGCAAGTTTGCACACATTATTACGAGGAAGGGCAGCAGTATCCCGAGGACCTGAAAAAGCAGGTCCTGACTGCTATCGCCAGTGTGGAAGACCTGACAGGACGTCAATTTAACAGCACGACAAACCCGTTGCTGTTATCTGTTCGTTCTGGCGCTCGCGTATCCATGCCAGGCATGATGGATACCGTTCTCAATCTTGGCTTAAATGACAAGAGTGTTGAGGGGCTTGCGAAAGAAGCTGGAGATGACCGGTTTGCTTACGACAGCTACCGTCGTTTTATTCAGATGTACTCTGATGTGGTTTTGGATGTTGACCGTGACTACTTCGAGGAAATTTTAGAGGATTACAAGGACGAGCACGACTACTCCCTTGATACGGATCTGACCGGTGGTGACTGGAAGAAGATCGTTGTTTCCTACAAGGACAAGGTTGAGGAAGAGCTGGGTCGTCCATTCCCAGAAGATCCTGAAGAACAGCTTTGGGGTGCCGTTGGCGCTGTGTTCAAAAGCTGGATGATCCCACGCGCAAAGACGTATCGTGCACTGCATGAAATCCCAGAGAGCTGGGGTACGGCTGTAAATGTGCAGGCGATGGTGTTTGGCAACACGGGCGATGGTTCTGCCACAGGTGTTGCCTTTACGCGGAACCCTTCTACCGGTGAAGATTCGCTTTATGGCGAGTTCTTGCTCAATGCACAGGGTGAGGATGTTGTTGCCGGTATACGTACACCGCAGGACATTACCGAAAAATCTCGCATAGAAGCGCACTCGGACAAACCATCTCTTGAAGTGACCATGCCAGTCGTTTTCAAAGAGTTTCAGGCCGTCTGTGACAAGTTGGAAAACCACTACCGCGATATGCAGGATCTTGAGTTCACCGTTGAGCACGGCAAACTTTGGATGCTTCAGACCCGTAATGGTAAGCGCACGCTGAAGGCTGCGTTGAAGATTGCGGTTGATATGGCGGAAAAAGGGCTGATCACCAAGGAAGAGGCTGTTGAGCGCATCGCGCCAAGCTCTCTGGATCAGCTGCTGCACCCAACGATTGACCCGAGCAGTGAGCGCGATGAGCTGACTGTCGGGTTGCCTGCCTCACCGGGTGCCGCTTGTGGTGCAATGGTTTTCAACTCTGATGATGCTGAAACCGAAAAGGCCAATGGCCGGTCTGTTATTCTGGTTCGCGCAGAAACCAGCCCGGAAGACATTCACGGGATGCATGCAGCTGAAGGGATTTTGACCACACGCGGCGGCATGACCAGCCATGCTGCGGTTGTTGCACGCGGTATGGGTAAACCTTGTGTTGCCGGTGCTGGGTCTATTCGCGTTGATGCGCGCAATGAAATCATGACAGTTGACGGTCGCAGCTTCGGCAAGGGTGATATCATCACCATTGATGGCGGCAACGGTCAGGTGCTTGCGGGCAAAGTGCAAATGCAGGAGCCCGAGCTTTCTGATGATTTCAAGAAGCTGATGGAATGGGCCGACAGTATTCGCCGTATGAATGTGCGTGCCAATGCGGAAACTCCCGCTGATGTGAAGGTTGCGCTCTCGTTTGGGGCTGAAGGCATTGGCTTGTGCCGGACTGAGCATATGTTCTTTGAAGGGGAACGCATTCTTGCCGTGCGCGAGATGATCCTTTCTGACACACTTAGGGAGCGTAAAGCTGCCCTTGCGAAGCTGTTGCCAATTCAGCGGCAAGACTTCATCGATATTTTTGAGCTGATGGTTGACCGACCTGTCACCATTCGGTTGCTGGATCCACCTTTGCATGAGTTCCTTCCTAAAACGGATGAGGATATTGCTGAAGTTGCCAAGCAGATGGATATTGATCCTGAAGAGTTGCGCGAGCGTGCAGAAGAGCTGGAAGAGTTCAACCCAATGCTCGGCAATCGCGGCTGTCGTCTGCTGATTTCTTATCCGGAAATTGCAGAGATGCAGGCACGGGCGATCTTTGAAGCAGCTCTGGATGTTTCCAAGCGACATAAGCGCAAAGTCTCTCCTGAGATCATGGTTCCGTTGGTTAGCTTGAAGAGCGAACTGGATATCGTGCGTGAAAGCATTGATGGTATGGCCGAGATTGTTGCCAAGGAGCTGGGTGTAAAGCCTGACTATTCCGTTGGCACCATGATTGAATTGCCACGGGCTGCATTGCTTTCCGAAGAGATTGCAGCTTCCGCCGAGTTCTTCTCGTTTGGCACCAATGATCTGACGCAGACGACCTTTGGTATCTCCCGTGATGATGCTGCTTCTTTCCTTGGAAAGTATCAGGAACGTAAGGTGTTGGAAAAAGACCCGTTTGTCTCGTTGGATATTGATGGTGTTGGCCAACTTGTCCAGCTTGCAGCCACCAATGGCCGTAAGACAAAGAGCCATATCAAGCTTGGTATCTGCGGGGAACATGGGGGTGATCCTGCCTCTATTGCCTTCTGCGAAAAGGTTGGATTGGACTACGTATCCTGCTCTCCATTCCGTGTCCCGGTTGCTCGCCTTGCTGCGGCGCAGGCGGTGCTGGCACAACGGAAAAAAGGTTGA
- a CDS encoding ATP/GTP-binding protein: MSGSVKPVRSWPKSAPICLENLRAGGKPALARLLSAVESFEGHPQLISLLDEALQNPIAQVVALTGPPGVGKSTLTNTMISLYRSAGKSVGVIAVDPSSQVSGGSLLGDRTRLTTDPEDSKIFVRSMAARDRLGGLSEHAIAAVVLMRAVMDYVLVESVGIGQSEADVALVADTCVLCIQPGSGDSLQFMKAGIMELPDVICVTKADMGDVAIRAQADVRGAMSLSSRGGQSWKVPVLLLSAVDRSGIAHLIETCSEHFSMLCDRGQLHSQREQQVKAWLSDQLKMQFGSHGVQVLQRLDVPWGEAVLQPFAFKQKIASRFQGFWSNFPLA; the protein is encoded by the coding sequence TTGAGTGGATCGGTAAAACCGGTTCGGAGCTGGCCTAAGTCAGCTCCGATTTGCCTTGAAAATTTGAGGGCTGGCGGTAAGCCAGCTCTTGCCCGTCTGCTCAGTGCTGTTGAAAGCTTTGAGGGACATCCGCAGTTGATCTCCCTTTTGGATGAGGCACTGCAAAACCCAATTGCGCAGGTTGTTGCGCTCACCGGACCTCCCGGTGTTGGAAAATCCACTCTCACAAATACAATGATTTCCCTGTATCGCAGCGCTGGTAAAAGCGTTGGCGTGATTGCGGTCGACCCATCTTCTCAGGTGAGCGGTGGCTCGTTGCTTGGGGATCGAACACGCCTGACCACAGACCCTGAAGACAGCAAGATCTTTGTGCGCTCGATGGCAGCGCGAGATCGGCTCGGCGGGCTATCCGAACATGCGATTGCTGCTGTTGTTTTGATGCGGGCTGTTATGGACTATGTGCTGGTGGAAAGTGTTGGCATTGGGCAATCTGAAGCGGATGTGGCTTTGGTTGCGGATACGTGCGTTCTTTGTATTCAACCAGGCTCTGGCGATAGCCTGCAGTTTATGAAAGCTGGCATCATGGAACTGCCGGATGTGATCTGTGTGACCAAAGCGGATATGGGCGATGTGGCCATCAGAGCACAAGCTGATGTGCGAGGTGCTATGAGCCTCAGCTCGCGCGGTGGTCAATCTTGGAAAGTGCCTGTGCTTTTGCTGAGTGCTGTTGATCGCTCTGGAATTGCTCACCTCATTGAAACGTGCAGTGAGCATTTTTCAATGCTTTGCGACAGGGGTCAGCTTCACAGTCAACGGGAGCAGCAGGTGAAAGCATGGCTGAGTGACCAGCTTAAGATGCAGTTTGGATCTCACGGTGTACAGGTGCTGCAAAGGCTGGATGTGCCTTGGGGCGAGGCAGTGCTGCAGCCATTCGCTTTCAAACAGAAGATAGCCTCCCGATTTCAAGGCTTTTGGAGTAATTTTCCCTTAGCTTAA
- a CDS encoding EAL domain-containing protein — translation MAGHTSSKTPITNAVLGGTFGNTITRGKKFGARVTALLILSVVAAALAVGYLAFYWSTQRALDFEVEKEIRLVQSNLKVFRNGLANEAERIAISNKAYASVLSEETNILLDEDLTPTPSTRGDRDIFVILNKEMEALYTYRRDLPWHSEIYEGQLRSQLSQTLSELETKANTKKLEFRVPEPLRSHAPLSLSFRDIAMVDGAIGLVTVAAITPSTAPPKGMPAVAGYLLWVRSLDIRSIRSFEESTGLADMFISTNKPQADFQRVSIPLLRRNGETIANLSWKTTAASSAIYTDSAPYFMGAICAIILMTILILLRYIKMTDRILQNEADATHAALHDALSGLPNRTWFEVFAADVLRRDRQKQRTTGIVFLDLDHFKQINDSLGHSIGDEVIKLVAERLRAAINHEDRVARVSGDEFLIVLSHRSNIEEVIETCMYIEKMLSDPLHVEKHKILTTASMGVALSPSHGHDLTALLRRADIALYQAKKLGRGRYVLFEKEMEDTLQISREIEEDIKRALNANEFQNFYQPIMDSTGKKILAAEALIRWNHPKKGLLPPAAFLPVAEESMLINRIGEWVLESAISDGTSLDDVTMCVNISPSQLRHPEFPELVSKLLKKHQLEPARLELEVTEDVLINYSETVIEVIERLRNLGVKIALDDFGTGFSSLSYLRRDLFDKIKVDRSFINGAVTDDKAREILASTISLGLRLGMDVCVEGVEEEEQKELLLTMDCPMMQGFLFSRPIPLGKFRLWRDDLDEEHHQNPRKFRAKLAR, via the coding sequence ATGGCAGGACATACAAGTTCGAAAACCCCGATCACCAATGCGGTATTGGGTGGAACTTTCGGCAATACGATTACACGCGGGAAAAAATTTGGAGCTCGTGTAACGGCTCTGCTTATTCTATCCGTAGTTGCAGCAGCTTTGGCTGTCGGCTATCTGGCGTTTTACTGGTCAACCCAGCGCGCGCTCGACTTTGAGGTTGAGAAAGAAATCAGACTGGTTCAAAGCAATCTCAAAGTATTTCGCAATGGCCTGGCAAATGAAGCCGAGCGAATCGCAATCTCAAACAAAGCCTATGCATCGGTTCTTTCCGAGGAAACCAACATCCTACTTGACGAGGATTTGACCCCCACACCAAGCACACGCGGTGACCGGGACATTTTTGTTATTCTCAACAAGGAGATGGAAGCTCTTTACACCTATCGGCGAGATCTTCCATGGCATAGCGAGATCTATGAAGGCCAATTACGCTCCCAGCTAAGCCAAACCCTATCCGAGCTGGAAACCAAAGCAAACACCAAAAAACTGGAATTTCGTGTACCAGAGCCACTGCGCAGCCACGCTCCTCTGTCGCTGAGCTTTCGCGACATTGCTATGGTGGATGGCGCGATTGGCTTGGTCACAGTTGCTGCAATCACCCCATCAACAGCGCCCCCCAAAGGCATGCCGGCTGTCGCAGGTTATCTACTGTGGGTCCGCTCTTTAGATATTCGCTCAATCAGGTCATTTGAGGAATCCACTGGCCTAGCTGACATGTTCATCAGCACAAACAAACCACAAGCCGACTTCCAGCGCGTGTCGATCCCTCTTTTGCGCCGCAATGGCGAGACAATCGCAAACTTGAGTTGGAAAACAACAGCCGCATCTAGCGCGATTTACACCGACTCCGCCCCGTATTTCATGGGCGCAATCTGCGCAATCATCCTGATGACGATTCTCATCTTACTCCGATATATCAAGATGACGGACAGGATCTTACAGAACGAAGCAGATGCAACCCATGCAGCACTACATGATGCGCTGTCCGGCTTGCCCAACAGAACGTGGTTTGAGGTGTTTGCAGCTGATGTGTTGCGCCGTGACCGTCAAAAGCAGCGCACCACAGGCATAGTCTTTCTGGATTTGGATCACTTCAAACAAATCAATGATAGCCTTGGTCATTCCATCGGGGATGAGGTCATCAAACTAGTCGCGGAGCGTTTACGTGCCGCAATCAATCACGAAGATCGCGTCGCCCGTGTCAGTGGCGATGAGTTCCTCATTGTGTTGTCTCATCGTAGCAACATTGAGGAAGTCATTGAAACGTGTATGTACATTGAGAAGATGTTATCTGATCCGTTGCACGTGGAAAAGCACAAGATACTAACCACAGCAAGCATGGGCGTCGCCCTGTCTCCCTCCCATGGACATGACCTGACAGCTCTTTTACGCCGCGCGGATATCGCACTTTATCAAGCAAAAAAACTTGGCCGGGGCCGGTATGTCCTCTTTGAAAAAGAGATGGAGGATACGCTCCAGATCTCACGCGAGATCGAGGAAGATATCAAGCGCGCGCTCAACGCCAATGAATTTCAGAACTTCTATCAGCCAATTATGGACTCCACCGGCAAGAAAATTCTGGCGGCAGAAGCCCTCATCCGATGGAACCACCCCAAAAAGGGTCTTCTTCCACCAGCAGCCTTTTTGCCGGTTGCCGAAGAATCCATGCTCATCAACCGCATCGGTGAATGGGTGTTGGAAAGTGCAATAAGCGATGGCACCTCACTGGATGACGTTACAATGTGCGTCAACATTTCTCCCAGCCAGCTCCGCCACCCGGAATTCCCGGAGTTGGTCAGTAAATTACTCAAAAAACATCAACTCGAACCAGCACGGCTCGAACTCGAAGTCACTGAAGATGTGCTAATCAATTATTCTGAAACAGTGATTGAGGTGATTGAACGCCTGCGTAATCTTGGCGTAAAGATCGCTCTCGATGATTTCGGGACTGGTTTCTCCTCCCTGAGTTACCTGCGTCGCGATTTGTTCGACAAGATCAAAGTGGATCGTTCCTTCATCAATGGCGCAGTAACAGACGACAAGGCACGAGAGATTCTGGCAAGCACCATTTCACTCGGCTTGCGATTGGGTATGGATGTGTGTGTTGAAGGTGTTGAGGAAGAAGAGCAGAAAGAACTTCTGCTCACCATGGATTGCCCAATGATGCAGGGCTTCTTGTTCTCACGCCCGATCCCACTTGGTAAATTCCGCCTGTGGCGTGATGATCTGGATGAAGAACACCACCAAAATCCACGCAAATTCAGAGCAAAGCTGGCACGTTAA
- the radC gene encoding DNA repair protein RadC, whose amino-acid sequence MKQTSFGFHEATPSPQEQAPAGPALKTPLPLSEPLPLPAQPSAKPKPTKQPSKHYHGHRTRLRDRFEETGANGLQSYETLELLLFSSIKQGDTKPLAKALLAQFGSFAQVLAAPKHRLEEVPGCGPRTASFLKEIQAAAILYAKDQVVERDPLSSWSKVLEYVRAAMAHNHKEEFRILFLDKKNRLIADEVQQTGTVDHTPVYPREVTKRALELSACAVILVHNHPSGDPTPSRQDIEMTTKIATTLDPLGIVLHDHIIIAGSGHVSFRGLNLI is encoded by the coding sequence ATGAAACAAACCAGTTTCGGGTTTCATGAGGCAACTCCCTCTCCACAGGAGCAGGCACCTGCTGGGCCTGCTTTAAAAACACCACTGCCTTTGAGCGAACCACTCCCACTACCCGCGCAACCCTCAGCAAAACCAAAGCCCACCAAGCAGCCAAGCAAGCACTACCACGGCCACAGAACTCGCTTGCGGGACCGCTTTGAAGAAACCGGCGCTAACGGGCTACAGTCCTATGAAACGCTGGAACTGCTACTCTTCTCCTCCATAAAACAAGGCGATACAAAACCGCTCGCAAAGGCACTCCTCGCCCAATTTGGCTCCTTCGCACAGGTTTTGGCGGCTCCCAAGCATCGTTTGGAAGAGGTACCGGGTTGTGGTCCACGCACGGCCAGCTTCCTAAAAGAGATCCAGGCAGCGGCCATCCTCTACGCTAAAGATCAGGTCGTTGAGCGAGATCCCCTCTCCTCGTGGAGCAAGGTTCTGGAATATGTGCGGGCTGCGATGGCCCACAACCATAAGGAAGAGTTCCGCATCCTGTTTTTGGACAAAAAAAACCGCCTGATTGCGGACGAAGTTCAACAAACCGGCACAGTAGACCACACGCCCGTTTACCCCCGCGAAGTTACAAAACGAGCGTTGGAACTCTCAGCTTGCGCCGTCATTCTGGTTCACAATCATCCTTCTGGAGATCCGACACCCTCCCGGCAAGATATCGAGATGACCACCAAAATCGCAACCACTCTGGACCCGTTGGGCATCGTTTTGCACGACCACATTATTATCGCGGGTTCAGGTCACGTCAGTTTCAGAGGCCTTAACCTCATCTAA
- the map gene encoding type I methionyl aminopeptidase, with protein sequence MIEYVDAANAPIKNTGQIKIYSQEDFEGMRKASQMTAQCLDALVPLVKSDVTTQEIDDFVFNFGKERGGVPATLNYRGYTKSCCTSINRVICHGIPDSKKKLKDGDIVNIDVTYIVDGWHGDSSRMYPVGKLKPAATRLIEVTHESLMRALATAKPGNTTGDIGHAIQEYVEGERCSVVRDFCGHGVGKLFHDMPNILHYGQKGTGIKLMPGMIFTIEPMVNLGHPDVKVLKDGWTAETKDKTLSAQFEHSIGITSTGCDIFTTSPAGLFNPMEPETGTAA encoded by the coding sequence ATGATTGAGTACGTAGACGCTGCCAATGCGCCCATAAAAAACACTGGTCAGATTAAAATCTACAGCCAGGAAGATTTTGAAGGTATGCGCAAAGCAAGCCAGATGACCGCCCAGTGTCTGGATGCGCTGGTGCCTCTGGTGAAGTCAGACGTCACAACGCAGGAAATTGACGACTTCGTTTTCAACTTCGGTAAGGAACGGGGCGGCGTGCCAGCAACGCTCAATTACCGTGGTTACACCAAATCCTGCTGTACCTCTATCAACCGCGTTATCTGTCATGGCATTCCAGATTCAAAGAAAAAACTGAAAGACGGCGATATCGTCAACATAGACGTAACTTACATCGTTGATGGCTGGCACGGCGACAGTTCCCGCATGTATCCAGTTGGCAAACTTAAACCTGCAGCCACACGCCTGATTGAAGTGACACACGAATCCTTGATGCGCGCACTTGCTACAGCAAAACCTGGCAACACAACAGGCGATATCGGCCATGCCATTCAGGAATATGTAGAAGGCGAGCGCTGCTCCGTTGTTCGCGATTTCTGCGGTCATGGCGTCGGCAAACTCTTCCATGACATGCCAAATATCTTGCACTACGGCCAGAAAGGCACAGGCATAAAGCTGATGCCGGGCATGATCTTCACCATCGAGCCAATGGTCAACTTGGGCCATCCAGATGTGAAAGTGCTGAAAGACGGTTGGACAGCTGAAACCAAAGACAAAACGCTCTCAGCTCAGTTTGAACACTCAATCGGCATCACCTCAACTGGCTGCGATATCTTCACAACATCTCCAGCTGGCCTGTTCAATCCAATGGAGCCAGAAACAGGCACTGCTGCATAA
- a CDS encoding glycosyltransferase family 4 protein — MKINFVTSKNMNSKIFADIFRRFSNHPSFDILVSETAKQHWNIYHYHRPQYEKRLKFPSVATVHHDLHDNDPFLSIEKFEPRYREASRVICLNSVQANQLHALGIQHTAIIPHGYDQNLFQKRPLKRYSRNRKVKFGVVSKRYDRRIKGEALLYELSQVLSPHQVEFVLVGEGRSLDAAMLEPIGFSCTTFEALPYRLFPQVYEEIDFLLILSSAEGGPANLPEALASGTPVITTPIGMAHDLITPNINGLFLTGNAKEDARIFDQLLSNHDDIFDQLMTGAHEDQSAITWEEVLGRHQKIYTDILERKPLSETRQELVTA; from the coding sequence ATGAAGATAAATTTTGTAACCTCAAAAAACATGAACAGCAAAATTTTTGCTGACATATTTAGAAGATTTTCCAACCACCCCAGCTTTGACATTCTCGTTTCAGAAACAGCGAAGCAGCATTGGAACATCTATCATTACCATCGCCCTCAATATGAAAAACGCCTCAAATTCCCCAGTGTTGCGACGGTGCACCACGACCTCCATGACAATGACCCTTTCCTCTCAATTGAGAAATTTGAACCACGTTACCGAGAAGCCAGCAGAGTAATTTGTTTGAATTCTGTGCAAGCAAACCAATTACATGCCCTTGGTATACAACACACCGCAATCATTCCTCATGGATATGATCAAAACCTGTTCCAAAAACGACCACTCAAAAGATACAGTAGGAACAGAAAAGTAAAATTCGGTGTGGTTTCAAAGCGATATGATCGCAGAATTAAGGGAGAAGCCCTGCTCTATGAACTCTCTCAGGTGCTGTCACCACATCAAGTAGAGTTTGTACTCGTAGGAGAAGGCAGGTCTTTAGACGCCGCTATGCTGGAGCCGATAGGGTTTTCCTGCACCACTTTTGAAGCCTTGCCCTATCGTTTATTCCCTCAGGTGTATGAGGAGATTGATTTCCTACTCATATTGAGTTCCGCAGAAGGTGGTCCTGCTAATCTTCCTGAAGCTTTGGCAAGTGGCACACCGGTTATCACAACCCCAATCGGAATGGCACATGACCTGATAACACCAAACATCAACGGCCTGTTTTTAACAGGGAATGCAAAAGAGGATGCCCGGATTTTCGATCAGCTACTCAGCAATCACGATGATATTTTTGATCAACTCATGACTGGCGCTCATGAAGACCAAAGTGCAATCACTTGGGAGGAAGTTCTAGGTCGACATCAAAAAATTTATACGGACATTCTTGAAAGAAAGCCGCTTTCAGAGACAAGACAAGAGCTCGTCACAGCCTAG
- a CDS encoding murein L,D-transpeptidase family protein, translating into MIKAISRPILLSLTIAFLMLSVVFLAYLMLPYNLPGSANLTKVKQERLPALQAKLTFKNQKLGNPVFLRVLKQEKRIEVWMKSGETYSPYKDFEICKYSGDLGPKLKEGDGQSPEGFYNVSEQQLNPNSRYHLSFNLGFPNAFDRSQGRTGSYLMVHGNCVSIGCYAMTNTGIEEIYLLMEAALQNGQQQIPVHIFPFAMTPENMQRHASSNWMNFWQNLKQGYDLFERTKTPPTTKAYQGHYEFSI; encoded by the coding sequence ATGATAAAAGCCATTTCTCGTCCAATACTTTTATCACTAACCATCGCATTTTTAATGCTCTCGGTCGTTTTTCTAGCCTATCTGATGTTACCCTATAACCTCCCCGGCTCAGCCAATCTAACAAAAGTAAAGCAAGAGCGCCTCCCAGCATTGCAGGCAAAGCTCACGTTCAAAAACCAAAAACTTGGGAACCCGGTCTTTCTACGTGTACTGAAGCAGGAGAAACGCATCGAAGTCTGGATGAAATCAGGCGAGACCTACTCACCCTACAAAGACTTTGAGATCTGCAAATATTCTGGAGACCTAGGCCCTAAGCTGAAGGAAGGTGACGGCCAATCACCAGAGGGATTTTACAATGTTTCAGAACAGCAGCTGAACCCCAACAGCCGCTATCACCTCTCCTTCAATCTAGGCTTCCCAAATGCCTTCGATAGGTCACAAGGCCGAACAGGCTCCTACCTCATGGTGCACGGCAATTGTGTATCCATTGGCTGCTATGCGATGACAAATACAGGTATTGAAGAGATCTATCTGTTGATGGAAGCAGCGCTACAAAACGGGCAACAGCAAATTCCAGTCCACATATTCCCATTCGCTATGACACCAGAAAACATGCAGCGCCACGCCTCATCTAACTGGATGAATTTCTGGCAAAACCTCAAACAAGGCTACGACCTGTTTGAACGAACCAAAACACCACCAACGACCAAGGCATATCAAGGGCATTATGAGTTTTCCATATAG
- a CDS encoding LysR family transcriptional regulator, translated as MDIRQLQYLVVLAEERHFTRAAAACNVTQPTLSGRIRQLEIELGAPIIERGKKFHGLTAEGERILVWAKRVLADCNSLRNEVSGKSTEVFGKVNIGVIPSAVAAVAPLLLDLKKKYPLAHATIQLMSHDEVHQALEDYRIDAGITYTQFSDAKKHRSFSLYEESYRLFMPVGHALQNRDELEWEDAFGAGPMVALALNMQNRQMVDSTLRFLGVELDPEIEAETISSLGGFICAGYCAILPELSALSLGPGVVSVPLVKPVVSHQIGMVMTKRELEPAIITSLTECAGQYKKPLIPEKH; from the coding sequence TTGGATATCCGGCAATTACAGTACCTGGTGGTTTTGGCAGAGGAACGGCACTTTACCCGTGCTGCGGCAGCTTGCAATGTGACACAGCCAACGCTTTCTGGTCGGATTCGTCAGCTTGAAATTGAGTTGGGTGCGCCGATTATTGAGCGCGGTAAGAAGTTTCATGGTCTGACTGCCGAGGGTGAGCGCATCCTTGTCTGGGCCAAGAGGGTGCTGGCCGACTGCAACAGCTTGCGCAATGAGGTTTCCGGCAAAAGTACCGAGGTGTTCGGCAAGGTCAATATAGGTGTAATTCCATCTGCTGTTGCTGCCGTTGCCCCGCTTCTGCTGGACTTGAAAAAGAAGTACCCTTTGGCGCATGCAACAATTCAGTTGATGAGCCATGACGAGGTTCATCAGGCTTTGGAAGATTACCGGATTGATGCGGGGATCACTTACACGCAGTTTAGTGATGCAAAGAAGCATCGGAGCTTTTCTCTTTATGAGGAGAGCTACCGTTTGTTCATGCCAGTGGGGCATGCCTTGCAAAACCGGGATGAACTGGAATGGGAAGATGCGTTCGGCGCTGGACCAATGGTTGCTTTGGCACTAAACATGCAAAACCGTCAGATGGTGGATAGCACGCTTCGGTTTCTTGGAGTGGAGCTGGACCCTGAGATTGAGGCAGAAACAATCTCGTCTCTTGGCGGTTTTATCTGCGCGGGCTATTGCGCGATTTTGCCTGAGCTTTCTGCTTTGTCACTTGGGCCGGGGGTCGTGTCGGTGCCGCTGGTTAAGCCTGTCGTGTCGCACCAAATTGGGATGGTGATGACGAAGCGAGAGCTGGAGCCTGCCATCATTACCTCGCTTACGGAATGTGCCGGGCAATATAAAAAACCGTTGATCCCGGAAAAGCATTAG